The segment TTTTGTATATAAAACAGGACTAAGTAACAGTCTTGATGGTGAAAAATTTAAACCTGCTAGAAGAAACGCAAAAAAAGATAACACAAATGCATCTAATGAATTGTGTTCACATACAGGCAACGAGGACAATAAATTGTATCCACATAGTAGTGACGACGCATGTTGAGTGTGTGGCGTGGATGTCTAGGGTGGTTGTAGACAAGCAATAAACTCCTGTACTTTATAATAAAGTCGCAATATCCATATTCAACCGTTTAAAATAAAGTCCTGTACCCAAAATGCCCGAAACCCTTGTAACTACTATCTTTTCTTGATTTGAATCTTACAGAACTTTATTTTAAATCGAGAAAAACGTGAACAAAAAGTGTGAAAAAAGGGCGGAAAAACGTGCAAAACGTGATTAAAAATGTGTGAAAATGAGGGAAAGATAGCGTGACTTTATTTTAAACGGCAACGGTGGAATGCGGGTTGGCGTGGGGTGAAGATGGGGTGAGATTTTTTTAAAAGAACAGTGGTGTAGATAAATATTAATCTCTTGGCAACCAAAATAAACTCTTGCTAACTTCACCACCAATACTGTCAAAATAAACATTTGCTTTTTCAATATAAAACTCATTAAAAACTCGGTTTTTCCACATCAGGATCCCGAGTTTTTTATGTCTTTTTCAATATCATTTCAATACATATATGTACCTAAACCGATTGATAATAGTGGGTTTATCCAATATACTAATCAATATAATCTCAATAATTTTTCCACTATTTTTATCTTTTTTCTTTACCTCTTATCTCAACCATTTTCTTCCCTCTATTATGGCAAAACTTTATTCCAACTCCGAAAAAACCGTGAAAAAACAGCCGAAAAAGGCCCGAAAAACGACCGATATTAATCCAAAATTGGATAAAAATGAGGGGTCTGTAGCAAAACATTATTATGAGTGAAACGGTGGAATGCGGGTTGGAGGGGTGGGGTTTTAGCAAATGATTATTCTTATGGTGGAAAATTGTCTGTTTAAAAAGTAAATCTCTCAATTAAAATAAACATTACCGACTCTGATCCGAATATCGTTAAAATGAACATTTGGAAGTTCTTAAAAGAAAAAAGAGAGAAAATATAGATAAAAAATGAAGGGTTGAATCTAAAACAAGATTCAACTCCTTATTTTGATAAAATATTTCTTTAAGAACATTTACTTGAATTATAGTTTGAAAATTCCCTCAGTAAAGTTTTTTCTCAAATGCTTTTGTTTGGTTTAATCGAGGATAAGCCCAAGGAGTAATTCCGAAAATAAGTCTTCATTTTTATTAAATACTTAATTTAAGAATTCCTACCCAACTTTACTTGGTAAACAAGGTCTTAATCTTCTTTCTTACCTGCTATGCCGTAAAAGAATAACTTGGTAAGATCCTCAGCAATTGGAAGTGTCATTGTGGCAACATCTTCACGCTGCAAATATTCTTGAAACATCTTTAAATAGAATAAAATAGCTTCATCTGATATCTCAGAGTCAATATATCCTTGTTCTCTACCTTCATTAAAAAGTTTAATGAAGAGTGGAAGGGCTTCCTTTTGATATACTTCTTCAACATAACTCTGCCCACTTGCATAATCTTTCATAAAGTCTTGAAAAAATCGTTCGCTTATTTGATTAGCGGCAATACCTTTTTCAAATATAATCTTTTTAATCTTCTCATTAAATGGAAGGTCATTAACTAATAGATGTTTTTGTTCATCCCATATCTGATCAACATAAAACTTAAAAACTAAACGAACTAGATTTTCTTTACTTTCAAAGTAATTATATATGGTGACTTGCGATACATTGGCCTTTTTAGCTATTTCTGTAATAGATACCTTTTGTAATCCATACTCCATGAATAGGGCTAATGCGGCATTTAAAATGTCTCTTTTCTTTTGTTCCCTACGTTTTTCAAACCCATCCATTTTCTTCACCTCATTGTTAGTTTAATAAAAATTATGTAATAAAACAATAAAAATAGTTCATAAGTTGTTGCAGAAAAAATAGTTTTTGTATATTATGAAATAAACGAGTTAAAATAGTTCATAATTTAAAGGCGATGAAACATGAATCTATTAAAATGCTGTGGAGGATTAATATTATGATAGGAAACTTTCCAGAAATTAAAACGATAAAACTAAAATTAAATGATATAAATGTCAATTGCTATACAGCTGGAGAATCTGGTTCTCCTGTGATACTTTTGCATGGTGCAGGAGTTGATTCAGCAAATATATCTTGGAGTGAGGTATTAGGTCCTTTATCAAAAAATCACCGTGTATTTGCTCCTGACCTTCCTGGGTATGGAGAAAGTGATAAACCTAATGTGGAATATTCACTTTCCTTTTACATTGATATATTGAATCAAATAATAGATCGTCTTCACCTTGAGAAGGCTAACTTGGTTGGACTATCTTTAGGTGGAGGAATCTCTCTTGGGTATACGCTCGAATATCCAGCTCGAGTAGAAAAGCTAGTATTAGTAGGTGCGTGGGGGCTATTTAGTAAACTTCCTTATCATCTTCTCACTTATTGGTATACACAATCATTCCTCAATGAACTTTCGTATAAATGGTCAAGTAAAAGCAGAAGATTTGTGAAGTGGACGCTGCTAAATAGTTTATTTGGAAATCCTAATAATGTATCAGAAGAACTTGTAGATGAAATTTATGGATTTTTACAAGCACCACATGCTGGTAAAGCATTTATGTCATTCCAGAGAAGTGAGATTACACGCACAGGACTTAGAACTAAGTTGGCAGAAAAT is part of the Lysinibacillus sp. FSL K6-0232 genome and harbors:
- a CDS encoding alpha/beta fold hydrolase, producing the protein MKHESIKMLWRINIMIGNFPEIKTIKLKLNDINVNCYTAGESGSPVILLHGAGVDSANISWSEVLGPLSKNHRVFAPDLPGYGESDKPNVEYSLSFYIDILNQIIDRLHLEKANLVGLSLGGGISLGYTLEYPARVEKLVLVGAWGLFSKLPYHLLTYWYTQSFLNELSYKWSSKSRRFVKWTLLNSLFGNPNNVSEELVDEIYGFLQAPHAGKAFMSFQRSEITRTGLRTKLAENLSEIKKRTLIVHGSKDTSVPIKHAFEAHEAMKASELYVMEGCKHWPQKERPEEFTRVITTFLGKE
- a CDS encoding TetR/AcrR family transcriptional regulator; protein product: MDGFEKRREQKKRDILNAALALFMEYGLQKVSITEIAKKANVSQVTIYNYFESKENLVRLVFKFYVDQIWDEQKHLLVNDLPFNEKIKKIIFEKGIAANQISERFFQDFMKDYASGQSYVEEVYQKEALPLFIKLFNEGREQGYIDSEISDEAILFYLKMFQEYLQREDVATMTLPIAEDLTKLFFYGIAGKKED